A stretch of DNA from Salvelinus sp. IW2-2015 linkage group LG20, ASM291031v2, whole genome shotgun sequence:
atttaagtgtctttgaacggggtatggtagtagatgccaggcgcattggtttgtgtgaagaactgcaacgctgctgggtttttcacattcaacagtttcccgtgtgtatcaagaatggtccaccacccaaaggacatccagccaactcgacacaactgtgggaagtattggagtcaacatgggcgagcatccctgtggaacgctttcgaccccttgtaaagtccatgccctgacgaattgaagcTGGATAGgtaacattttgtgtgtgtgtgtgtggaaggggtgttcttaacgttttgtacactcattgtataatGATATATTATaacaatatatgccatttagcagacacgacTTAagagtcatgcgtgcatacattttacatatgggtggacacaggaatcaaacccacaatacTGACCTGGTAAgcgccatactctaccaactaAGCCATACAGGACCAACCATTTAAACCAAGAGCTACTTAAACCAATAAAGTTTTGTGCATATCTGACGGTACATACCAATATCGCCAAAATGAAAGTCAAATGTATGATCACAAACTACAAAGAACAGCATGATATTcacatttcactttttttttcttttttaaaaaattattatattGCTGGCATTCTAAAATAGCATTTATATAATATCAATATAATAAGAAATGTACTTTTACAAATGGCAAATGTACATAATTGAATGCCCATACAGGCAGGACCCTCTTGCTCTGTCATCTTCCTATTTACGCCTCCACTGTTTATCTTTGTCATACAATGTAGTTGATGCTGCAAAATATAGATATAGAAATTATTCATGGCCTTAATATGGTTTACTGTATGCATTCTGtttacactatactgtatgtctgctaATAGCTCACAAAGCAAGTATCCTTAATGATTGCAGAAATGTATTATTTTCAAATAGGCACTTTTGATCTGATTTTCTTCTTGATAGTGAAATTGATGACAACTCAGTCTACGTTAATCCACagtctctatacctctctcctgAACCTACAGTCAGTTCTATGACTATCTACAGCCGCATTCTGACACCACCATGCCCTCGTACTTGTGCATGTAGGTGACCACTCCTCCGTCCTCGACGTAAAGGAGTGAGATGGGCTCTAGCTTGGTGGGAACACAGCAGGCTGGTGACGCCTTCTGTGGAATCTTACTGCTCAGCCGACTCTGGACAATGGCGTGCTTGGTAGGCGAGACCTCAGAGGTCATAGGGTAGTTGCATACACCATTGCACTCATAGGCTTCATAGCCCAGGGGCTGTATGACCCAGGTATCCCAGCCAATGTCCTTAAACTCCACATAGAGTGGGGTCTTCTTACAGGGGTCACCCTTGGTGTTGCGGCGGATTCGGGGAGGCGTGTCGTAAATGAGGTTGGAGTGCAGTTGCATGAGAGTCTCCTCGTCCAGCTCCTCTCCATCAGTGTTCCTAGCATCGCTCACAGCCTGGTACCCCCAATTCGCCTGTGGACTCGGCTCCAGGTCAGCCGGCAGGTCATTCTCATGTTCTGTAAACTGGTTGAGCTCCCGCTTGTCCTCCTCACGATGGTCTCTGTTCTGATCATCTGAGAACACAATCACCACTGGCATGTGTTTACCATCTGAGCCCATGTCAACATCCACATCAACCAACTCTTTCCTTCCATCCTCTTCTCTGACCTGGGGGGTCTTCCCACCATCAGAACCCAGACTTGCAATGTGGACCTCCAGTCGGTGGGTGGAGCTCTCTGCCTTCCACCAAAGGTTGACCTGATGGGTCAGGTCGAAGGTAATCCAGGCATCGTCTTTACCGTAGAATTGCCGGGTTGCCAGCTCTTCCATTTCCTCCATTTTGTCTGTCTCCTGCTCATTCCTTCTTCCGtccctcccctcttctttccTCCTGTGCCCCCCCTCGTGGATCTTGTAGATGGTCACCTTGCGGTCAAGGCCGGCATAGCATCTGCGATCCCTCTGAACCAGGGTGTAGAGGCGGAGCTCGGCGGTGAGGATGTGCTCGTGGTGGGGGATGGAGATGTTGAACAGCAGGGGGTGTGTCCTCACGCCCCTGACCGTCACACTGTAGAAGGAGgaatctggaattaaaatatcAATGAAGGTCTGAATTGGGTTTAGACTCAAAttggatttaatcaattttatattaAATAATGCATCAATAATAAGGCTTTTAATTTAGCTCTTTTTTATATGGTTAGAATGAATTGCAATCATATCATGTAATTTGACTTCAAGAAGAGGAAATAAGTAACTGTTAAACCAATTACAATTTAATAAAAGTTTCTTTAAGGGCAAATATCATATTTAATTTTTGTCAAAATTTAAGGCAAACTCCATAACACTTTGAATTATTTAAAGTTAATCTCAGTTATCCAAACAAAGAGTGATTTACAGTTAGTCAAATCTTAAGTTCTCTAAAAGAACAGCTGAGTATCAGTGTACATTTTTAATATACTTTTTAAGTTGTATTGGTCAATAGATTGTATAGTGCTATTGTTCTCAAGTTAATTTGAGTTGCTTTATAATGTTAGCTAAATAAACAATTAATCATACCCAAAGATAAGTTTTTTCAAAATGATGaaaagaaacatttaaaaaacaatgtctTCAGACAAATATAAGTACATGTTGTACCTTCATTCTTGAAACTACGCACTATGTTGGCAGAGGGCATGGCCGTGCGATCGTTGGAAAAGCGGTTGTACAGTTCCAGCATGTATTCTGGTGGCTCTTTACGGGCTGCACGGGGCCTTGGCCGGGGGCCCAGCTCTGTGAGGTTCAACGTGGACAGAAACTGACCCTGAAAGTCCTGCATGTCCAGGTCTTCATTCTGCTCCAACATGGAGGTATCCACCAGACTTCTAGCCCCAGGGCCCCTTCGAAACTCCTCAGGTGACATGATGGGACTGCCCTGGCTTGAACCAGGCAGCAGCAGAGGCAGGAGGCTCAGAGAGTAGATATAGCCCAGTATGGAGAACACTGGAGTAACCATGACTGCCTGAGTCAAAGTCAAGTTCAGGTCCAAAGGATGAGTATCAAGTATGGAAATAGAATAGGATCCTCAGCAGAGGATACCTGCGGAACAGTTCCACCCTATCCAACGGCAGTTTGTCTCGGGGCTGACAGGGTGGTGTGGGGGTCGAGGGAAAACAGCTTTGTCCTTGTTGATCTTGTGATTGGGTGCAGAGGGCAGGGCGGGATGTGTTGTCCACCTCACTGTGCTGACATGTTGGAGATGTCACTTGGGCTCTGCTCGCACCCTGCCTCTCTCTGGGCCAGCCGGCCTGCTGACGACCACTAACTCCAACTCCACTCATCTTCTATCTACCGCACCCTGCCTCTCTCTGGGCCAGCCGGCCTGCTGACGACCACTAACTCCAACTCCACTCATCTTCTATCTACTCATTTGCGTGTGTGCTTTCTCTGGTTGTTCATGGACCACTGCTGATGGGAGACTTGTATACACAACTTTCAGCTTAAATTCTCTTTAACCTACAATGTGATATCTGTTTCTTTATGCTTGTAGGATAaactttgtatttatttatgacaTCTGAGTGAGGGCACTGGATATCAGCATTCATGTATTTTCTTGGAAAGAGTAACCTCTGGGATAACCTCTCAATCTCGTTGGGTGATGCAGGCTGAAAAGGGAATTAGAAAGGATCATAACTCGTAACACTGTCATTAACAATCTAATGCAGTGCTGCAGGTGTCCCACAAGAGGTCAGAGTATATCCAGAGACCATAGATCCATGACAGCGCTTTCCTTTCTTCAGgttactgtacagtacactgagtctacaaaacatttaTGCTCTctcaatgacagactgaccaggtaaatccaggtgaaagctatgatcccttatcaatgtcacttgttaaatccactttaatcagtgtagatgaacgggaggagacaagttaaagtttttaagccatgagacaattgagacatggtttgtgtatgtttgccatttagagggtgaatgggcaagacaaaatatttaagtgcctttgatatgctagtaggtgccaggtgcaccggtttgaatggtccaccatccaaaggacatccagccatcttgacacaactatgggaagcattggagtcaacattggctagcatccctgtggaatgctttcgacaccttgcagagttCATGCCCCAACAAATTCTGCTTATCAGTAGTTGTCATATTCAACAATAAACATTAGTGTGTCAATACACTTCTTGATTAGATGTGTCGTGACATTTCTTGATTAGATTAAAAACGAATTAATAAGCACCATCTACAATCTGCAAGAGCAATTTCAAAACTTCAAATTATCTTGATAAACAGATATTATCTATTGATTGACATCTCACAGCTGATTTTAATGAAGCCCTCTGTGGTGTAGCCTACCTGCTGTGCTGCATAACGACAACCTCTGGGGCAGTGGCATTTCATTGGGCAGACACCTTCATAGTGCTCAGTGCAGTCCCTCcgtacttacagtaccagtcaaaagtttggacacacctaatcattgcagggtttttctttatttttactattttctacattgtagaataatagtgaagatatcaaaactatgaaataacacatatgaatcatgtagtaaccaaaaaagtgttaaacaaatcaaaatatattttatatttgagattcttcaaagtagccaccctttaccttgatgacagctttgcacactcttggtattctctcaaccagcttcatgaggtagtcacctggaatttcaattaacaggtgtgccttgttatatGTTCATTTgcagaatttattttcttcttaatgcatttgagccaatcagttgtgacaaggtaggggtggtatacagaagatagtccatattatggcaagaacagttaaaataagcaaagagaaacgacagtccatcaataaTTTAAGACatgatgtcacgatcgtgtggagaagagacggaccaaaacgcagcatgaggaaaataagccatcttcttttaattaaacgaacgaagatgaacatgaaacgaaaacactattacaaacaaacaaaacaacaaatgatcgtgaagctaaataacgcaagtgcccagacaagcaacaaacgttaaacaagacaactacccacaaaagcctactgcctatggctaccttaaatatggctcccaatcagagacaaatgaatgacagctgtctctgattgagacccaatctaggcagccatagacataactagacaacctcacaattatctatcccatacacaatacaacacccWtagactaaacaaaacacacacaacatacaatgcccaccccaactcacgccctgaccaactaaacataatcaaaataacataaaaataggtcaggaacgtgacacatgaaggtcagtcaaccgtcaagcgttatgatgaaactggctctcatgaggaccgccacaggaaaggaagacccagagttacctctgctgcagagggtaagttcattagtgttaactgcacctcagattgcagcccaaataaatgcttcacagagttcaagtaacagacacatctcaccatcaactgttcagtggagactgcatgaatcaaggccttcatggttgaattgctgcaaagaaaccactactaaaggacaccaataagaagaggagacttgcttgggccgagaaacacaagcaatggacattagacgtgtggaaatctgtcctttggtctgatgagtcgaaaTGTGAACTTTTTGGTTCTacccgctgtgtctttgtgacgcagagtaggtaaatggatgatctctgcatgtgtggttcccaccgtgaagcatggaggaggaggtgtgatggtgtgggggtgctttgctggtgacactgtcagtgatttatttagaattcaaggcacacttaaccagcatggctaccacagcattctgcagcgaaacgccatcccatctggtttgcgcttagtgcagctataatttgtttttcaacaggacaatgacccaatacacacctccaggctgtgtaaggactatttgaccaaggagagtgatgaagtgctgcatcagatgacctggccttcacaatcacccgaccttaacccaatttagatggtttgggatgagttggaccgcagccaacaagtactcagcatatgtgggaacttcttcaagactgttggaaaagcattcctcatgaagctggttgagagaatgccaagagtgtgcaaagctgtcatcaaggtaaaggttggctactttgaagaatataaaatatattttgatttgtttaacacttttttggttactacatgaatccatatgtgtaatttcatagttttgatgtcttcactataattctacaatattgaaaatagtaaaaataaagaaaaacccttgaatgagtaggtgtgtccaaacttttgactggtactgtatatcaacgcaacatgcagAAATGTCCATGCAGGAACATATGGACCAGGCCATGAGGTAGTGCTGTACACTCTTAGCGTTAATGGTATTGTACACTCTTAAAAGAAAGGGCTCTCTTCCTAAATGGTCTTCAAAAAGGTTCTGTATAGGACTGTAATGGCCATTATTTTAGCAGTGTACTATACAGGATGATGAGATGAGATTTCTTAGTGGAGTAGTGCTTAAAGTCCTGCAATGTGGTCTCAGGGcaatttgtattattctgtaattATAGGACGTGTAGTATCATGCGTCTTACCCAGTCATACAATAGCATAAGAATTGGATGACTTAACTAACTTATCATATAGCATtctaatttgatttgtcacatgctttgtaaacaacaggtgtagattaacagtgagatgcttacttatggtccttcccaacaatgcagagaaaaaaagagaaataattaaaaaataacataATGAGTAAATctacaatgagtaacaataacttggttatatacacgtGGTActagtaccgagtcgatgtgcagaggtacgaggtaattgaggtagatatgtacatataggtttttctttgagaccaggggcctgttgcacaaaagtaaaAATTAGACATCGGGAataatgactcagctgagctcaatgaagccaaacatgtgcgtccaggcttaattggttgcacaaagaccaagccaggatgagcagacacggattcattaagccaggtgaaaccaatcctggataggtgcgcgctcacggctcactcaaatagacccgccacagatcacagattaactgatttaccatggcaactagagccgcgtacttttccccgtcggaagcacaaatcctcatggaggcatacgaggaggtaaagatataattaagaagaaaggcaacaccgccacagtgataaagcaaagagaaaaagcgtggcaaagtattgcagaccgcctgaatgcgtaagtagtgcacaattacacactcaccgctccgctgaaacatcacaattacaattcaaatatttaattcacatctccaaaaatgcagttgtactgtaattatgaaacggttaaatttttaattgaaatgcactgcagatatgagtgaattgtgtaaagtaactccatcacactgtataaagctatgatacattttttgatatttttactgaaaacaagacaaaaataccaagtaattttttgcagtgtgactccattaaatgtgtgtgtgtgtgtgtgtgtgtgtgtgtgtgtgtgtagattaaacatgaacgggccaaaacggacatggcagcaggtcaaatcaaatacaagaacattctgcagaatggtatggtccctgactaatatttaacaaagcacaagcaatattgtacccagaaggtgcctgctcacacattgtctgtactgttttagcagtgaaaagaatacccacagacaaggcacgggtggtgggtcaccaaaggctgaccttaccccagcagaggacatggccttggagctaaataaaggcaggcccgtcttagagggatccctgggggaaagagacgagcataggttcctcccaagatgccacccgcttcattcaaggtatgtccttccatctctacatgggatcaaccacattcatattgaatcaatttggactgtctgactttggtttacctattgccttgcatgtctggcagcactgtgttcctgttagagccaccagcacaagcaccagacgatgctgatccagtgagtactccatcaaaggcatactgtaggcctggcatgtcttttctactagcttcaatatgaatccgattaaatgtgatagggtgaaggcccagtgcagcagcaacagcacatgatggagacgatgatgaggaggagaccatctctctggattccagaaggcatgaggtatcatgttaagactgtgaaagtactatttactctacaatggtgaggagtcctcatcaaaatcaaaaaatctaatttcttttacaggacccagatgctatacagtggaaaaccagcctggcaacatagtgcgtataataaaaggacaccacatcctgccaaattccagctgcgctaattgtattgtgttcacagagctcacaagctatcagaaagttgatggcaaccacctccggcgccaaatagaactggcagacatagacattcagtacaagaagaaaaagatggaatcttgcactggagtccgaaataaaaaagaggacaattaggaaactggaccttgaaataaaaaaacttgagagggaggtgagatatgccttcaatgtacactgtatgctaactgtaacacaaatgtattaatcattatttttctttcctcccccagctccaagaagatgacacagctcaaaataaaaattaggtatattctcgtaaagtcaagtgagccatgacatatgagctcttattgtgagacaacaggacggtggcatctttctaaggttttttttattttcccagcaatcagtacaccAAGTCATCgttaaggcatcgccctcttttgcccaccccccagcaccaggtgtggccactagcctatatgaaggcccaaaattgtgtgttcctttctgctctgacaatggcatgcccattcgtgcgagatgtggtggatgaagaagcacttgtgctgaggagagccttcggGCGAGAaaggtcttcagggaccggttggacccactggccttccctgatgaccatctatatgaaagatacaggttttctgcagatggcatcaggtatctatgcagactactgggtcccaggattaagcaccgcaccgCACTCcacactgagtgtggagcaaatggtttgtgtggccttgcgcttttttgctagtggagccttcctgtactcagtggggatgcagaacagctgaacagccacaatttgccgcacaataaggagtgtgtgtctggctatcaaagcattagcagatgtcttcatctccttccctggccacagaagactctgtgacatcaaagaggagttctataggattgcaggtaagaggatctacaaattacaggacaactgttaacatagtaggatactcattactttgtgtgacaggtttccccaatgtcattggtgcagtggactgcacacacataaggataaaagccccctcaggtgcccatgaggccgattttgtgaataggaaatcctttcacagcattaatgttcaggtgaacataactttttgatattgtccattgacgaacactctgcattgccagtgatgtgcattgattggtgtaatattcctcatcttatgatttcagatggtctgcaatgctgactgtgtgatcagcaatgtgcAAATGCGCTGGCTCAgtcatgactccagaatctttcgggcctctgaaatctatcagtgcctatcacaagaaGCCACACAACCCTCATATTTACtacatcatggctgtgtcaaatatcactgtgtttatgaggtagtaatgatgagatttgtgttgacaggtgaattctctggtgtgttgctgggagacagggggtatggctgccagccttttctcctgacacctttcacagacccccaggaagcacagcaggcctacaaccatgcccatgccagggcagagttgaaatgacctttggcctcctgaaggcacgctttcactgccttcacaaattaagggtcagccctgttagggcatgtgatattactgtggcttgtgctgtcctccacaatgtggcctgcctgaggaaggagagggccccagagtgccaccagccatggactggacaatccggcaatcttccctgatgacgacagtggtcggctgctgagggaccaatatgtgttgaattattttagttagtatgtgtctttcaattttggttaaatatgtcctgcggtggcagaggaatttgggtttttttgggttcgttttttgacgaatttggcctcttatgatgtttgtgcggtatactgtgtgtaatacaaggctgcagggaggctactgcatccattcatttgtctgttcagttgatgtgtatggatttgtcctgcatttattttagtgtgcagacatgcagggtgtgttatatacagactttgaatgtgtatgtatcattttgtataatatgcttggattctgtgctttccatcttgtagagtcactgtgacttcagtttcgaaaggagctgatggtttacctgctttgtttgtcCTTATtcataaaggaacataatgttacacattgtgtttttatattcatatggaatgtgtatttgtttatatgacagagtactaggccacactgaagaaaaaggataaagtcataaatttatgaggctggttctttctgcagaaaagctacatattgtttttacagttttgatacttatgacaatgtgatacttaatattctggcatcagcatgtctttgtttatgaaaccatactgaagtacaatttcacgaaatgccccacatctgtcattttaacaactgtcctcctttaaaacaactggttacaatattatgacttgtgtttttttcccctctgtgccctaatattctatcattttatatatagccttatagtctatgggaaactgtaaattatctaatgatagcaacatcatctaaaaatcaatttttatccaaaatcattgaaattaatgatcacaaacgttttaaataataacagtgggtctagttatatgtgataacaatgtatagtgagcagtgaaataactattggtttccatttgtggtgactgctgactgacattagggatgagattaaatagatcctggaatttagcctggtctggagcaggctagctccacagaataaatctccatggtaatttataccataacatatcctcctgccccctatccatctttagtgcaaccggattacggatcaattgagccaggatcaccaagatatcctggcttaatcccttatcctagttttgtgcaacaggccccaggttgCTTGTTGTGCTCTAACGACAAAGGAGAGTTACGGGGAGAATTGACAATGGCGGTTAAGGGCACTAACAACAAAGGTTAGGTGaattgggttaagtttagaataaggggaagggttagctaaaatgctgcaGTTGTCCTCGATGCGACTCGAACGCGCAACCTTTGAATTGTTAGATGGTCGCAGATTACGCCTACTCATCCTCCCTGACCAATCTCACTACTTTAGTTTCTGTCTAATGTAACTCAAACGTTAGTAAGTATGTATCATACTGTAAGTCTTGGAGGGAATATGGTGTAATTGCAGACCGCAATTCGGGGGATTTCTTGATGTAGGTGTTCCCTAATATCAGGAAACGCCCATTGATAGCTGCAATTGGTCCGTTCCGGTGTTACTCGACACAGATGATTCGTTTGCATAGCACGTTAGGATAACTAGCGTGGCACGTTAGGATAACTAGCGTGGCAGGTTTGGATaactaacgtggcaggttagaatcattaacgtggcaggttaggtgaattagcgtgacaggttaggagactgaggttatggttaggaaaagggttagcgcGAAAGAAACAGCCACGGACCAATGGCGAGTGTTAATGGGTATAACTTGATATCAAGAAACACCTATATCAGAAAACACGCTTAATTGATGTCTGCAATTATACCCTTCTActtggaggtgctcagaaatacTTAAAGTATGTTTGTATGGCTCTGAGGTCAGGCTGAGCATTGATACGGAGGAATGCTTTCACAGTACTCCTCGCATTACTGTTAAGCCTCGCAATACTGACTGGCATGGTGGTTACGCTTTAGCAAAGGTTAGCAGTTATCTCCAACACTGAACAATTTTTCAATCAGTTTGTCTCCTCTGAGGTTTGGAAAAATGTCATGACAACAAGATGGGACAGAAATAGTTCATGATAAGCAAGTCGTCTTCAATCTAACAAAACGGGACGATAATACAAGTGGCTGTACAAGTGCCTAAATAACAGCGGACAGAGACTTGTAGTCATTAAGAAATCAACAGTTTGTTTTGATTTGTGCAATCTTGGGCTATTGTTATTGTCTGAGTGGCCTCCCGATGGGTGGTTCAACTGTGTCACCCTGGCTGTAGGGATGTCATCAGGTGTGTTTGTCACATCCGAACTGTGTGATGAATTCACTACAACTGCTATCATTGCATTCTTTGTAGTATTTCAAACATTTTGTATGATCTTTTATTTACTTTATTGTCTATAAACATTGACAGACTTTGTGTGCAAAGTTTTTAACGATAAAAAAACGTAATGTACAGTATACATCATTgcacttattattattttaatgagtcTGAGCTGTCAGGCAGTTAAAAAACGGATCAAAGTCTGATTGTACTCTTCTCTTTTTTCTATTACACTGATTATACCCAAGGATTTCTGCAACAAGTAGATTAATGAATATGTCTGTCATAAACCTATTTACAGGTATGTCATCAAATGACATGCgagtgaaaaaatgtattaatcaaATTTTATATGAAAAGTGTGTTTTGAGGGGACAATTCTGCTTTTCCAATTATTTTGCAGTCTATACTGAGTATTGTCTCTGCATGGTAAGTCAGGACAGCCTCAGG
This window harbors:
- the LOC111980999 gene encoding bone morphogenetic protein 10-like isoform X2, which encodes MVTPVFSILGYIYSLSLLPLLLPGSSQGSPIMSPEEFRRGPGARSLVDTSMLEQNEDLDMQDFQGQFLSTLNLTELGPRPRPRAARKEPPEYMLELYNRFSNDRTAMPSANIVRSFKNEDSSFYSVTVRGVRTHPLLFNISIPHHEHILTAELRLYTLVQRDRRCYAGLDRKVTIYKIHEGGHRRKEEGRDGRRNEQETDKMEEMEELATRQFYGKDDAWITFDLTHQVNLWWKAESSTHRLEVHIASLGSDGGKTPQVREEDGRKELVDVDVDMGSDGKHMPVVIVFSDDQNRDHREEDKRELNQFTEHENDLPADLEPSPQANWGYQAVSDARNTDGEELDEETLMQLHSNLIYDTPPRIRRNTKGDPCKKTPLYVEFKDIGWDTWVIQPLGYEAYECNGVCNYPMTSEVSPTKHAIVQSRLSSKIPQKASPACCVPTKLEPISLLYVEDGGVVTYMHKYEGMVVSECGCR
- the LOC111980999 gene encoding bone morphogenetic protein 10-like isoform X1; this encodes MVTPVFSILGYIYSLSLLPLLLPGSSQGSPIMSPEEFRRGPGARSLVDTSMLEQNEDLDMQDFQGQFLSTLNLTELGPRPRPRAARKEPPEYMLELYNRFSNDRTAMPSANIVRSFKNEDSSFYSVTVRGVRTHPLLFNISIPHHEHILTAELRLYTLVQRDRRCYAGLDRKVTIYKIHEGGHRRKEEGRDGRRNEQETDKMEEMEELATRQFYGKDDAWITFDLTHQVNLWWKAESSTHRLEVHIASLGSDGGKTPQVREEDGRKELVDVDVDMGSDGKHMPVVIVFSDDQNRDHREEDKRELNQFTEHENDLPADLEPSPQANWGYQAVSDARNTDGEELDEETLMQLHSNLIYDTPPRIRRNTKGDPCKKTPLYVEFKDIGWDTWVIQPLGYEAYECNGVCNYPMTSEVSPTKHAIVQSRLSSKIPQKASPACCVPTKLEPISLLYVEDGGVVTYMHKSRLSLQYIKPLQL
- the LOC111980999 gene encoding bone morphogenetic protein 10-like isoform X3: MVTPVFSILGYIYSLSLLPLLLPGSSQGSPIMSPEEFRRGPGARSLVDTSMLEQNEDLDMQDFQDSSFYSVTVRGVRTHPLLFNISIPHHEHILTAELRLYTLVQRDRRCYAGLDRKVTIYKIHEGGHRRKEEGRDGRRNEQETDKMEEMEELATRQFYGKDDAWITFDLTHQVNLWWKAESSTHRLEVHIASLGSDGGKTPQVREEDGRKELVDVDVDMGSDGKHMPVVIVFSDDQNRDHREEDKRELNQFTEHENDLPADLEPSPQANWGYQAVSDARNTDGEELDEETLMQLHSNLIYDTPPRIRRNTKGDPCKKTPLYVEFKDIGWDTWVIQPLGYEAYECNGVCNYPMTSEVSPTKHAIVQSRLSSKIPQKASPACCVPTKLEPISLLYVEDGGVVTYMHKSRLSLQYIKPLQL